The following are encoded together in the Citrus sinensis cultivar Valencia sweet orange chromosome 1, DVS_A1.0, whole genome shotgun sequence genome:
- the LOC102620761 gene encoding universal stress protein PHOS32 codes for MDGTRRVGVAVDFSACSKKALQWAADNVVRNGDHLILVTIVPEGGLEKGEQQLWEDSGSPLIPLAEFSEPTIMKKYGAKPDAETLDIVNTVARQKQIVVVMKIFWGDPREKICEAIDKIPLSCLVIGNRGLGKLKRAIMGSVSNYVVNNGSCPVTVVKQGIHET; via the exons aTGGACGGAACTAGGAGAGTTGGAGTAGCCGTTGATTTTTCAGCGTGCAGCAAGAAAGCATTGCAGTGGGCTGCAGATAACGTTGTTCGTAATGGGGATCATCTGATTCTTGTTACCATTGTGCCCGAAGGTGGCCTTGAGAAAGGCGAGCAGCAGCTCTGGGAAGACTCTGGTTCCC CTTTAATTCCTCTGGCTGAGTTCTCTGAACCTACCATCATGAAGAAATATGGAGCGAAACCCGATGCTGAAACCTTGGATATTGTCAACACGGTGGCTAGGCAAAAGCAg ATTGTTGTGGTTATGAAGATCTTTTGGGGTGATCCTCGTGAGAAGATATGTGAAGCAATTGATAAAATTCCCCTTAGCTGTCTTGTGATTGGAAACAGAGGACTTGGCAAGCTTAAGAG GGCTATAATGGGCAGTGTAAGCAACTATGTAGTGAATAATGGTTCCTGTCCTGTTACTGTTGTGAAGCAAGGAATCCATGAAACCTGA
- the LOC107178378 gene encoding UPF0481 protein At3g47200-like produces MDNTEAANQVRIDITPAKANEALVSSIKEKMERIVSALCIDRAGVAVPQEHKDFYIPDKVSIGPLHYGEGPLKAMEEHKWRYLYALLNRKPDIEASLDACVKALKGLEHKARLCYVENINISSDEFVKMMLLDGGFIIELFLRHAVKVLRRRNDPLFSSPGSLSDLRRDMMLLENQIPFFILQRLFEIVPLPEKFNQSLTSLAFQFFRNMIPGDRTIHRERFSLDGNHLLDLIRHCFLPTIPRVKPSEANATQRLESAKMLKEAGVLIKKSKTENLLDIKFAHGVLEIPPIRVHQHTESLLRNLIAFEQCPCDNTQHISSYVILMKSLIPTRKDAKSLKRRQILINYDVDKNDGPRLFDRLSKEVNEGDLKDFCFDGLCEQVMKYKKTGWRRVLSKKKKRPQGKAALPETKVFGIAILLLVITSVGTLFSVLSFFLHH; encoded by the coding sequence ATGGATAATACTGAAGCAGCAAACCAAGTAAGAATTGACATCACACCAGCCAAAGCCAATGAAGCTCTCGTATCCTCTATCAAGGAGAAAATGGAAAGAATAGTTTCTGCGCTTTGCATAGACAGAGCCGGTGTGGCCGTTCCCCAAGAGCACAAAGACTTTTACATTCCGGATAAAGTCTCCATTGGCCCTCTTCATTACGGTGAAGGTCCTTTGAAGGCAATGGAAGAACACAAGTGGAGGTATCTGTATGCACTTCTCAATCGAAAACCAGATATAGAAGCAAGCTTGGATGCTTGTGTAAAAGCACTGAAAGGGTTGGAGCATAAAGCAAGGCTGTGCTATGTAGAGAATATTAATATCTCAAGTGATGagtttgttaaaatgatgTTACTTGATGGTGGTTTCATTATTGAGCTCTTTTTGAGGCATGCTGTGAAGGTTCTAAGACGAAGGAATGATCCTTTATTTAGCTCGCCCGGTTCGCTCTCTGATTTGAGGCGTGACATGATGTTgctagaaaatcaaattcccTTTTTCATTCTTCAAAGATTATTTGAGATTGTGCCACTCCCTGAGAAATTTAACCAGTCCCTCACCAGTCTTGCCTTCCAGTTCTTCAGAAACATGATTCCAGGGGATCGTACGATTCACCGCGAGAGGTTTAGCCTAGATGGCAACCATTTACTTGACTTGATCCGCCATTGTTTCCTCCCAACCATTCCAAGAGTCAAACCAAGTGAGGCGAATGCCACACAACGCTTGGAAAGTGCAAAAATGCTTAAGGAAGCTGGAGTGTTGATCAAGAAATCGAAAACAGAGAATTTATTGGACATAAAGTTTGCCCATGGAGTTCTCGAAATCCCACCTATAAGAGTTCATCAGCACACAGAAAGCCTCCTCAGGAATCTCATTGCGTTTGAGCAGTGCCCTTGTGATAACACACAACATATTTCCTCTTATGTCATTCTCATGAAAAGCCTCATTCCCACCAGAAAAGATGCGAAATCTCTGAAGCGCCGGCAGATTCTGATAAACTATGATGTGGATAAGAATGATGGTCCCAGGCTGTTTGACAGGCTTAGCAAGGAAGTGAATGAGGGGGACTTGAAGGACTTCTGTTTCGATGGGCTATGTGAGCAAGTTATGAAGTATAAAAAAACCGGGTGGCGCCGTGTATTgagcaagaaaaagaagcgTCCGCAGGGAAAAGCTGCATTACCAGAAACCAAGGTTTTTGGTATAGCAATTTTGCTACTTGTTATCACCTCTGTGGGGACTCTTTTTTCTGTACTATCATTCTTCCTTCACCACTAA
- the LOC102613604 gene encoding uncharacterized protein LOC102613604: MVPNNNQMLLLFSFFTFIILAPATCLIAPAPNSANMQPVSHPGSQPTPSLTANAAPTPEPTSTWIRSPRKQLIPPSLVQAPFLKPLREASLAPGPSKHMLTSPLKDTRILKESMHGNHLYQTVHPYHVPSVARNPEIKKICHSTDYPSLCLTFVAPFCKHKSDPLSMLEMAIRATSSQIRLTIAAADKLVHAHTNNLPAAVSRLGHCKDSYRDALDNLQNAMDAIPDRDFGTINSMLRAAVTDFSDCDDAFVGMAQYSNYDGHLTKMVINCVAIASLVPYYFSLHGAGLSKLKANLANESAKALQALGTY, encoded by the exons ATGGTGCCTAACAACAATCAAATGCTGTTGCTTTTCTCATTCTTCACTTTCATCATTCTTGCGCCAGCCACTTGCTTAATTGCTCCAGCACCAAATTCTGCAAATATGCAGCCTGTTTCCCATCCTGGGTCGCAGCCAACACCTTCTTTAACAGCAAATGCTGCTCCCACACCAGAGCCTACATCAACTTGGATTCGTTCTCCTCGAAAACAACTAATCCCTCCTTCATTAGTCCAAGCTCCGTTTTTAAAACCTTTACGAGAAGCCTCATTAGCTCCTGGTCCTTCAAAACATATGCTGACGTCTCCTTTAAAAGATACTCGGATTCTCAAAGAAAGCATGCATGGCAACCACCTCTACCAAACAGTACATCCTTACCACGTCCCTTCAGTCGCAAGAAACCCTGAAATCAAAAAAATATGCCACTCTACTGACTACCCTTCTCTTTGCTTAACCTTTGTTGCCCCATTCTGCAAACACAAGTCTGATCCCCTTTCCATGCTTGAAATGGCAATCAGGGCCACCTCTAGTCAAATAAGGCTGACTATTGCTGCTGCCGATAAACTAGTTCATGCTCACACCAATAACTTGCCTGCCGCGGTATCTCGCTTAGGCCATTGCAAGGATAGTTACCGCGATGCTTTGGATAATCTTCAGAATGCAATGGATGCAATTCCTGATCGCGATTTTGGCACCATTAATAGCATGCTTAGAGCGGCCGTGACAGATTTTTCCGATTGTGATGATGCATTTGTAGGAATGGCTCAGTATTCTAACTATGATGGTCATCTTACTAAGATGGTTATCAATTGCGTTGCCATTGCGTCCTTGGTGCCGTATTATTTCAGCCT CCACGGAGCAGGTCTTTCAAAACTTAAAGCTAATTTAGCTAATGAATCAGCTAAAGCATTACAAGCTCTCGGGACATATTGA
- the LOC102621326 gene encoding uncharacterized protein LOC102621326 encodes MEGFSASGPAAVGCAAKKKRSGTSRRPRPDIQTLSKACAFLPQSKQSISSSSNEGNRNFRDAVFGSDGLGVENKLKLKLKFGGVTHTIQTNSTSEYTPQHRQKQDKHSDYSYPSDKGKGNGERRKDFSKSGYSFGKGHSSRGKISGDSVYMNETYDSVRKSKRVPKRRALDVGFDGDGNDDDDELRYLGRLGAPKVGAGYDDAGHGGIGRERGLYDDKNYMEEEEDDEPVSDDEPGSRRKKLEKGPLGSYVDGRNESTPTTRNRALQSGKDILSGPGAGLEFPNGLPPAPSKKQKEKLSEVEQQLKKAEAAQRRRMQSEKAAREAEAEAIRKILGQDSGRKKKEDKMKKQRDELAQGKGKSDTLATNSVRWVFGPTGTIVIFSEDIGLPNIFNPVPCSYPPPREKCAGPNCTNAYKYRDSKSKLPLCSLQCYKAIHGKMHPLIAC; translated from the exons ATGGAAGGCTTTAGTGCTTCTGGGCCTGCTGCTGTTGGTTGTGCtgcaaagaagaaaaggagtGGCACATCTCGTCGACCTCGCCCTGATATACAAACACTTTCGAAAGCCTGTGCTTTTCTGCCACAGTCCAAACAATCAATAAGCAGTAGCAGCAATGAGGGAAATCGCAATTTCAGGGATGCTGTATTTGGTTCTGATGGATTAGGGGTTGAGAACAAGCTGAAGCTTAAGCTGAAGTTTGGTGGAGTTACTCATACAATCCAAACCAACTCCACTTCGGAATATACCCCTCAGCACCGACAGAAGCAG GACAAGCATAGTGATTACTCTTATCCTTCAGACAAGGGTAAAGGCAATGGAGAGCGAAGGAAGGATTTCTCCAAAAGTGGCTATAGTTTTGGGAAGGGGCATTCTTCAAGAGGAAAGATATCCGGAGATAGTGTCTATATGAATGAAACATATGACTCCGTTCGTAAAAGTAAGCGGGTTCCTAAGAGACGTGCCTTGGATGTAGGCTTTGATGGAGATggaaatgatgatgatgatgaattaCGATACCTTGGGAGGCTCGGTGCTCCTAAAGTTGGTGCTGGTTATGATGATGCGGGGCATGGTGGAATCGGGAGAGAACGGGGGCTGTATGATGATAAAAACTAtatggaagaagaagaagacgacGAGCCTGTATCAGACGATGAACCTGGATCTAGGAGGAAGAAGTTGGAAAAGGGGCCCCTCGGTTCATATGTAGATGGCAGAAATGAATCAACTCCAACCACACGTAATCGGGCTCTTCAGTCTGGGAAAGATATTTTATCTGGACCCGGTGCTGGTCTTGAGTTTCCAAATGGTTTACCCCCTGCCCCATCAAAAA AACAAAAGGAGAAACTCTCAGAAGTAGAACAACAACTAAAGAAAGCTGAGGCTGCACAAAGACGAAGAATGCAATCAGAGAAGGCAGCCAGGGAAGCTGAG gCTGAAGCAATCAGGAAAATACTGGGTCAAGATTCcggaagaaagaagaaagaagataaGATGAAGAAGCAGCGTGATGAGTTGGCTCAG GGTAAGGGCAAATCTGATACACTTGCAACAAACTCTGTAAGATGGGTCTTTGGTCCTACTGGAACTATTGTTATTTTCTCCGAAGATATTGGCCTACCAAACATATTCAATCCAGTTCCCTGCAG TTATCCTCCGCCACGTGAAAAATGTGCGGGTCCAAATTGTACAAATGCATACAAGTATCGAGATTCAAAATCGAAACTTCCCCTGTGTAGTCTCCAATGTTACAAGGCAATCCATGGAAAGATGCATCCTTTGATTGCCTGCTGA